One Maribacter sp. HTCC2170 genomic window, TCCCTTGAAAGTATTGAATATAATTCCAAGATTACCCTTTGTATTGGAGATATAGGCCATGTTGTGCAGCTTACTCCATTTCGGATTTGGAAGACCTCTGATTAAGCCCTGTATCAACTTATCGGGGGAAAATTTAATGCCTATCATCTTTTGATTGTTGATCATAAGATGGTAAAGTGTTATCGATTTTAAAGTATTCATATGACAAGTTTACCCATGTTTTATATATTTAATAGTATATTAACCATATAATATGCGATTAAAAATGACTATGATTAAAAACTGTCCGGTGTGTGGTGTAGCCTTAAAAGGAAGATCTGATAAGAAATTCTGTTCCACAAAATGCAAATCCATACAGCAGTATGAGCAGCGTCAAGAAACTGAAGTTTTTTACCTAAAAGTGGATAGGCAGTTAAGGGTCAATAGAAAATTGTTAAAGCGATATAATAAATCTGGTTTCACTACAATTAGAAAATCCGAACTTATCTCTCAAGGATTCAATCCTAAATTCTTCACCCACTATTGGAAGAACAAAAAAAATGAGGTATATCTTTTCGTTTATGAATATGGATTTTTGAGAACCAAAAACAACGGAAAGGA contains:
- a CDS encoding DUF2116 family Zn-ribbon domain-containing protein; translated protein: MRLKMTMIKNCPVCGVALKGRSDKKFCSTKCKSIQQYEQRQETEVFYLKVDRQLRVNRKLLKRYNKSGFTTIRKSELISQGFNPKFFTHYWKNKKNEVYLFVYEYGFLRTKNNGKEKYVLVTWQEYMAK